The Arachis ipaensis cultivar K30076 chromosome B05, Araip1.1, whole genome shotgun sequence nucleotide sequence TGGTACAAAAATGGTTTATAAAAAAACTTTATAAATCATTTTTGTCAAATGGTGTTCCTTTCATTTGCATTTCACTCATGATTCTATCACTCCATGTTTTCCATAAGCCGCATTATTCTCAAAAAAACCTTTGAAGTTGCTTCTCTGAGCTAAATAGTGTTATTCTTCAAACATTTGCTATTTACTATTAAAATCCAGCAATCAACAATCATTACTAGTTATAAAACTCATCAGGTTACCTAGCTTAACTAGCAGTACTCTCTGGTTACCTTATCGTGTTAACTACTATTAAACAGTTCTTGACAAGTCTACACCAACAATAACAATAGAAACAAGCAAGTCCATGTCAAATCTAATTTAACCTAAAAAACAATACTTCATGTACATCAAATCTAAAGAGCATATTTTTTTGGTACCTTAATGGAGACCTTGCTCTTAACTTGCGTTTCCAATGCTTCAGCCATGGACTACAAAATCCACACgccattaaaataaacaaaacacTAAACACATAATATCATGAAGTTTTCAAAATTgaggccaaaaaaaaaaaaagcagactCAGAAAGATATTAAGAAAGAACCAAATcaaagagtatatatatatatatataacaaattttACCTTATCAAACTGAACAAGAACCTGAATAGCCAGCTCTGGGCTAAGGGTTCCGTTTTGAACCATCTCGTCCAAAGTCTCCGTCAGGCACATTCCGATCGTTGATCTACGGTACAACTCGAACGTCGCCATTATCGGACGATAACTGCAAaaattcatgttaaaaaaaagGTGCATGTTAAAGAAGAAAACAGAGGATATAAcagaaaaaaatatatctaaaagaaaaaaggagaaaaaggagagagaaaagattgaagtgatggaaggaaagaagaaagatgCAGGAGTTGGAATACGTGGTGAGAAATCGGGAAATGAATTTGGAAGAGTTGAGTGAAGCTTATTGTCGTTATTGTTTGTTGAGCTCTGCTTCAATTCTTCTTCCTTCTGTTAATCGGTTTTTCTTCGATTTGATTTGGGGCTTTTATATACCCTAGGATTCGGAGCTGGAGGTATATATATGGGAAAGCATGAGGTCAATGTGCAATGACGGTTTTACCCTCAATCTTTTCATCAGTTAATACCAAATCAATTAATTTCAAAACAAAGGGGCAGCAGTGTACCAAACCATATTAACAgcttttttacaaatttttaatggtatataattaaattaaattctaagTAAGAAATTAAGAATTGAGTTTcagttataattaatttaaattctaacatttaaaataaattaataaaattatataattgaattgaaattcaatatttaaaatatttatcaaatgagttaaaattttataataaataactttattttttattaatataatattatatttaaataataNNNNNNNNNNNNNNNNNNNNNNNNNTTAAtctaataatattaaataaaaaacattgttattaattaaaaaataaatagttcTCCATGGTTGATTCTAACGACAAaccaacaacaaaaaataaatatatgctATAAAAAACTAACTTGTTGAGTGGTCTAATgacataacaaataaaaaaaaatagttattaacAACAAATTATAGCAACTAATTTAATGTTATTAAAATGAAACAAAATTATGTCATTTTTGGTTAGTGTCACGATGACATAACTTCACTTGAAATATTTAGACGTAACAGATTGACAAAGACTTGGTATCATTAATCTAAGTTAAAtacataaaatttatatatatagatattttttaaatCTGCATAgtagatttttcaaaaaaaaagtaaacATTATATTAAGTGagttgaaaaaaagaaaagagaatgaagGTGGTGAGAGAAGAGAGAGCGTGCGTTGAAAGGTGGGAGGCGTTGAGCAAAAGGGAGTGAAAAAAGTTAAAAAGAAGTAATTAGATTACAAGGACATTTTAGACATTTTAAGTTTTAAGTAATTCCCAATGGAATGGAATTCCAAATCGTACTTATTTgggttgaaattgattttgagagaaaaaaatggaattaaattgaattccatCTAAActaatttagttatttttgtttcaaacactggaattgaattctaaaaaattttcaaacaccTTATAAAATCATAATAATAGAAACATTTGAGAACAATGAGTGGGGTGATCGGGAGAGAGTATAAGCTGGAGAGGGAAAACACATTAAGGAAGCAAGCGATGCCGGTGGAAGTAATAAGGGGGAGAGAGTGGGAATGGGTGCATCAAGGGTTAAGGAGGTTTTGAAAGGGCTTAGAGTTTCGTTTAGGGATAAGGTTGTGGGGGGTTCTAACCCAAAACCTTTGGTGGTGGATGAGACCTTGGATAGGGACAACCTTGCAATTGTAATAGGAGGACAGGGTGATTTAGATCCTCCTCGTGTGAGTTTCAACGATAAAGAGTGATGGGCATTGTCAGAACCTTATGATGGCTCCTTTGTTATTAGGATCCTAGGAAAGCACGCTAACTACATTGCGATGATCCATAGGCTTAAAAGTATATGACGTGTTTGTGGTGGATATGAACTCATGGATATTAGGTATGGTTATTTTTTTAATGAAGTGCGATTTGCTTGAGGACAGGGAGAAGATTTTGTTAAGGGGTCCTTGGAAGTTAAGAGACCATTATCTGGCTGTTAAACCATGGACTGCATCATTTTTGCCCTCGCGAATAGTCTTTTGGTTTAACCTTAGTATGGGCGCGTACCTCCAAGTCAAACACATGGTATTATCATGAGAGAGCCATGAAGAGAATTGTATCAGCCATAGATATTCCTATGAAGGTCAATTTGGCAACTAAGGAAGCAAAACGTAAAAAGTTTGAATGTGTCTGTGTGCAAATTGACTTGGGTCGTCCGTTAGTATCGGAGGTGATTATTGATGATCATAAATACCAGATTGAATATGAAAACTTAGATCTCCTATACAATTATTGCATGTGCTTCGGATATGATCGTGTGTCATGCTCGAGAGTTACCAATAGTGGATCACAGGTCTCACATGAAGGTTAGGATTCTCAGCCGACAGTGGTGATTCAGGCCAaggaagattaaaaaaaaaagaaaaatttgaaaatcaaaatgaGAAGAAAATCTCAAAGGTTGATTCGGGAAAtcaatttgtttttgaaaaagaagaaatttctgAAGTGGGTAGCATTGGGAAGACGAAATTTTCGCATGGGACGTTGCATGGAACTAAAGTGGCGAAAGCAGATTCATGCATGAGATTTTGTATGGGATTAATGAAGAAATGAATGTTAATAATGATGATGGTAAAACCCAAGtggtttaaaagaaaagaaaacaaaaggtgGAGTTGGAAGAACATAGTATACATAATGGGCCACAACATAAAAAGCAATTTTTGcactaatgaaaataaaataaaaactcctACGGGTAGCATTGGGAACTTTCTTTAGGAAAAAGATCAATTCTATGATTAGGAACTTCCTTTAGAGGGAGCAATCTAATAATAGAGGTTTGAACTTGATTGGCTGGGAGAAGTTAGTTACTCCAAAGAAGTTTGGAAGTCTTGGCATTAGGGACACCACTTGTGCCAATTTTGCTTTACTGGGTAAACTAGTTTGAAAGCTCTTATCTAGAAAAAATAAGCTTTGGGTCCAACTCCTTAGAGACAAGTACATGAAGATCTAATATGAGGACAATATCCAACATTGTAGGAATGTTTCCCTTTGCTAGCGTAGTATTGTTACGAGCTTCTTTTTTATGGTTTCAAATGGCACGTTGGGAGTGTGAAGAGTCCTTGTGGCACGGCAAGTGAAACTCTCTTGGATCTTTTGGTGGAACTGTTTCTTTCGAGGATTGGGTTCTTTTTTTGCAAGGTTGTAGTGGATATGGAGGCAATAGTGCAACCATTTATTTAACTCAGATGATCCTTGGATTGGAATAAAGGTGGCGATTCTGGTGAAAATATCAACTAAGGATTGGAAATTGGCTTTCtataattcatttattttttacCGTGTTCAGAGACCAAATTGGGAACCTCCTCCTTTGACGGTGACTAAAATAAACTACGATGCAAGTGTGAACTCTGATCATGACAGAGCGGGCTTTGGGTGTGTGGCGAGAGTCTCGAGTGGTGGCTGAATTGGTGGATGCTCTGGTGCCCTTCCGATTTGGATTGTCTTCATATGTGACTTGTTCAGTATCTGGCGCAGTCTGATACTAGCCTGGGAGCTTTGTGGCAAGAATGTGATATGTGAGACTGACAACCTTGATGTATTGATCCTTATTCAAAGCTATATCAATCCGAATCAGGTGGTTGATGAAGATATATTGTTGAAAATGCATGAGCTGCCTCTGCGGTGCTGGTAGGTCGAGTTTAAGGTGGTACTGAGAGAGGCAAACCGTGTGGCTGACTAGTTGGCCAAAGAGGAGTTAAAGCAGAATGCTGGTGATACTTTGTGATTTCGGCCAAGTGAAGAGTTGGTGGAGTTGCTCTGCTTTGATTGTGGTTTGGAGTTGTAATTGTTGCCTTTTGGGTTTCGCCAggttttctttaattccttttagacactaaaaaaatattaaaatcataATAGAAACTAAATCAATTAAAATTAGAGGAGAAAAGACACTTGAGTTACCAAAACAGAGGCTGAGTCACTCGAATCCAAAAAGGAGAAGAGACACAGCACGGAGTAGAGAAGCAGCGACAACAAGACACGACGGGAACCAGAGAAGGATCGATAATCAGAAACGGTGGggagcaaagaagcagcgacaaCGCACGGTTGACACATAATGAAGACAGACTAAGCTGAGGCAAGCAGTGAAGAGAgaaaggcttggtttggtaaaattttttgaggaggtgcttgtgcttttcaaAAGTATAAGCTTCTCATTTTGCGTTTAGTAAATCAAAAAGCTATACAtcaaatttttaaagaaaataaataatatatcacTGTAATATTCTCTACTTTTGTATATTATAAACTAGGGTGTCTTTCGCGGTAGACtatttcataattttattttattctatt carries:
- the LOC107643501 gene encoding transcription initiation factor IIA subunit 2, which produces MATFELYRRSTIGMCLTETLDEMVQNGTLSPELAIQVLVQFDKSMAEALETQVKSKVSIKGHLHTYRFCDNVWTFMLQDAVIKTDDCQENVGRVKIVACDSKLLTQ